The genomic region ctctctctctcgccctctctctctcaggtatgTGAACTGTGCTCGTAGAGAAGAAGAACAGAATCTGGTGGCCTTCCAGTACAGAGGAGAGATTCTATACCGCTGCTGTAAGCCTATAGCTGTTGGAGAGGAGCTATTGGTTTGGTACGGAGAGGAGTACGCCAGAGACCTGGGCATTGTCTTCGACTACCTCTGGGACAAAAAGAGCTCTGCTAAAGGTACttgactctctctcccctcttcctcctctcttcatccctctctcttcctctggaACATTAAGAGCACTGCCcttactaaactcagcaaaaaaagaaatgccctctcactgtcaactgcgtttattttcagcaaacttaacgtgtaaataattgtatgaacataacaaggttcaacaacagacataaactgaacaagttccagacatgtgactaacagaaattgaatagtaacagtcagtatctggtgtggccaccagctgcattaagtactgcagtgcatctcctcctcatggactgcaccagatttgccagttcttgctgtgataTGTTATCCCACTCTTCcgatgctgtgacacactgccccagaccatgacggaccctgcACCTCCAAATCGAACCCGCTCTagagtacaggccttggtgtaacgctcattccttcgacgataaacgcgaatccgaccatcacccctggtgagacaaaaccgcgactcgtcagtgaagagcactttttgccagtcctgtctggtccagcgacggtgggtttgtgcccataggcgacgttgttgccggtgatgtctggtgaggacctgccttacaacaggcctacaagccctcagtccagcctctctcaacctattgcggacagtctgagcactgatggagggattgtgcgttcctggtgtaactctggTAGTTGTTGTAggcatcctgtacctgtcccgcaggtgtgatgttcggatgtaccgatcctgtgcagatgttgttacacgtggtctgccactgtgaggacaatcagctgtccgtcctgtctccctgtagcgctgtcttaggcgtctcacagtacggacatggcaatttattgccctggccacatctgcagtcctcatgcctctttGCAGCATGCCttaggcacgttcacgcagatgagcagggaccctgggcatctttcttttggtgtttttcagagtcagtagaaaggcctaagttttcataactgtgacctcaatttcctaccgtctgtaagctgttagtgtcttaacgaccgttccacaggtgcatgttcagtaattgtttatggttcattgaacaagcatgggaaacagtgtttaaaccctttacaatgaagatctgtgaagttatttggatttttagggtcctgaaaaagggacgcttctttttttgctgagtttatatcctCCTCTGTTCACTCCTCTTACATTGATTTTTTTTAACCTCCTATTACATAATTATTACTTATTTCTCAATTGAAAGTCATCATTGATGTTAAATATATTTTGTGTTGTGTATTATCATACTGGTCCTGCATTTTCTCTGTTCATGTCAAGTGGGCTGGAAAAATAATGATCATGCATGCACCTTGTGAACTTCATTTCTCTTATTTTaattactctctctttctctctcccctccatctctctcagatGTGAACGCTGAGTCGTCCCAGTTCCAGATCTTCTCGTGTTCTGGCTGTCCGTTCTCCTTCACCTCTCAGATCTTCCTCCTCAAGCACATAAAGAGATGTCACCATGATGAGTATGTCAGACTGTTGAGGAGTGGAgagatcagatcagagaatctcaTGTCCTCCAGCAGCTCACAACACCATGGAACCACATCAGGTTCCTCCAATCCAGCTCCCaccaggaaacagagagagacggacaagCCACGACCACACCGCTGttctcagtgtgggaagagcttcattAAAGATCATCTCAGAACACACCAGCGCagtcacacaggagagaagccgttccactgctcccagtgtgggaagagtttcagtcGGTCAGAACATTTAAAGACACACCAGcgcattcacacaggagagaagccgttccactgctcccagtgtgggaagagtttcagtcAGTCAGAAGATTTAAAGACACACCAGcgcattcacacaggagagaagccgttccactgctcccagtgtgggaagagtttcagtcGGTCAGGACAATTTAAAGACACACCAGcgcattcacacaggagagaagccgttccactgctcccagtgtgggaagagtttcagggGGTCAGGAGAGTTAAAGAGACACCAGcgcattcacacaggagagaagccgttccactgctcccagtgtgggaagagtttcagtcGGTCAGAAGAGTTAAAGAGACACCAGcgcattcacacaggagagaagccgttccactgctcccagtgtgggaagagtttcagtcGGTCAGGAGATTTAAAGAGACACCAGcgcattcacacaggagagaagccgttccactgctcccagtgtgggaagagtttcagtcGGTCAGGAGATTTAAAGATACACCAGcgcattcacacaggagagaagccgttccactgctctcagtgtgggaagagtttcagtcGGTCAGGAGATTTAAAGATACACCAGcgcattcacacaggagagaagccgttccactgctcccagtgtgggaagagtttcagtcGGTCATACAAGCTAAAGAAACACCAATGTTCTAAAAAGAGTAAAGAACTTTAGAATTCTCTTGAAATTGGACGGTGATGTATGTAATGTTCTATCAAGAAATATAaatgaaaagcattccaggtgagctggttgagagattgccaagagtgtgcaaagcatcaaggcacagggtggctacttgaagaatctcaaatataaaatatttttttatttgtttaacacttttggttactacatgattccatatgtgttatttcatagtttatgtcttcactattattctacaatgtacaaaatagtaaaaatcaagaaaaacccttgaaagagtaggagtgtccaaacttttgactggttctgtacatAGACACTGTTGAATTATTTGTATATAAATTATATTCATAGAACTATCAACACCAATAATGTTTTCTCTCAATGTAATGTGTAATTGTAATATAATTTGATAGGCAGAAttgtattttatagtatgaacaTTAAAACAATGAACTCTTACATAAATTATGTATAAAAGTGTTTATTAAACTGAAACGTATACCTCCCAAGTTATAAACATGACAAGGTTTTAATCCAATTTTATGTTTAATAATAAAATACGTCTTTACTCTGGGTGAGTTGTTAATATCTGACACTAATTACACAAGATGAACACCAGAGGAGGATCCACTCATCTTCTACATCCTTATCATTCCATGAATTCACTGTTGATttcctgatgatgatgatgtgcacTCCATAAGTACATTTAAACTTTGATGATCCATGTTTACTAGAAGTCTCTCTTCAGCCTTGCAACATTTATCAACTGAGCAGGAATGGTCAATGAACTTACCTGTGTGTGACCCTGGATGGAGATAAAGTCATTTCATTTGACCATGAATTCAATTAATATAAACCATTTAATAACACCTTTCAGTTGTTTATAATATTTCAAATAAAAACCACTTGAATACACACTACAGGAGGACTGCTGCTTTATGGCAGATTAGCATTTGATTAGCTCCAAATAAaaacacacatttttgttgtagccgaAGACagaaacacctgattcaactcatcgagggattgatgattagttgacaagttgaattagGTGTGCTTTTCCAGGGAGGGCTACAATTAAAATTAGTACTGtttaaatcaaatttgatttgtcgcATATgatgaatacaacaggtgtaggcttTACCTTGAAAAGATTgtttacgagcccttccc from Coregonus clupeaformis isolate EN_2021a chromosome 3, ASM2061545v1, whole genome shotgun sequence harbors:
- the LOC123481799 gene encoding LOW QUALITY PROTEIN: histone-lysine N-methyltransferase PRDM9-like (The sequence of the model RefSeq protein was modified relative to this genomic sequence to represent the inferred CDS: deleted 1 base in 1 codon), with the translated sequence MCPSGLNSPVPAFMRRGRPKMVNTAPLLAPSDSEEDEWTPRLERCPPAPRSFRPPTRRPAASQGVSQLDKSATSATPTVQQPPSSEEAGPSNMRTEPPQPFLEVLTEEVAFLRDSSTADTHSGGQEALGDKEGQSEVTPSTSGEEAGRSTQGRGADTPAVTQRGAHLLYSKPSTSGLSKRECLEMQKAELNTYKRGRNLRDRPRITYTEEEVPKDDHYLYCEDCKSFFMEECELHGPALFVPDIPAPLGAPDRARLTLPSGLEVRTSGIPEAGLGVFNQGNTVPAGAHYGPYEGEITDKDQAMESGYSWVIYKSKHWDDYIDAGRDTHSNWMRYVNCARREEEQNLVAFQYRGEILYRCCKPIAVGEELLVWYGEEYARDLGIVFDYLWDKKSSAKDVNAESSQFQIFSCSGCPFSFTSQIFLLKHIKRCHHDEYVRLLRSGEIRSENLMSSSSSQHHGTTSGSSNPAPTRKQRETDKPRPHRCSQCGKSFIKDHLRTHQRSHTGEKPFHCSQCGKSFSRSEHLKTHQRIHTGEKPFHCSQCGKSFSQSEDLKTHQRIHTGEKPFHCSQCGKSFSRSDNLKTHQRIHTGEKPFHCSQCGKSFRGSGELKRHQRIHTGEKPFHCSQCGKSFSRSEELKRHQRIHTGEKPFHCSQCGKSFSRSGDLKRHQRIHTGEKPFHCSQCGKSFSRSGDLKIHQRIHTGEKPFHCSQCGKSFSRSGDLKIHQRIHTGEKPFHCSQCGKSFSRSYKLKKHQCSKKSKEL